The Biomphalaria glabrata chromosome 6, xgBioGlab47.1, whole genome shotgun sequence genomic interval TTTGTCATTGCTGGTTGTTGTCTTTTGTCATTGCTGGTTGTTGTCTTTTGTCATTGCTGGTCGTTGTCTTTTATTATTGCTGGTCGTTGTCTTTTGTCATTGCTGGTTGTTGTCTTTTGTCATTGCTGGTTGTTGTCTTTTGTCATTGCTGGTTGTTGTCTTTTGTTATTGCTGGTTGTTGCCTTTTGTCATTGCTGGTTGTTGTCTTTTGTCATTGCTGGTTGTTGTCTTTTGTCATTGCTGGTTGTTGTCTTTTGTCATTGCTGGTTGTTGTCTTTTGTTATTGCTGGTTGTTGCCTTTTGTCATTGCTGGTTGTTGTCTTTTGTCATTGCTGGTTGTTGTCTTTTGTCGTTGTCGGTTGTTGTCTTTTGTCGCTGCTGGTTGTTGTCTTTTGTCGTTGTCGGTTGTTGTCTTTTGCCTCATAGCAAGTCGCAGGCGATGATGGATGATCTTGGGAATGCATTTCTCTGTCATGGGCGTCAATTTCGAATTTTCTTATTGAGCTATATACAATAATTTTATATCTCTTGGGTTGACCCTCTTGTCATCGCCGTCAATAGCATGGCTTCCCAAGTGTTGAGAAAAACACATGGAATATTGAAACACATTATTTGCAATTCAATAAAATGTGACCAGACGTAATATACTATGAAGACTATATTACATTTGAGATCATTGTCATCTTGTATTTCATACACATCGCACCTAGAAGCAAACTGGCACTACTCTCAGATTGTCTGTTTAAAAAGACAATTATTGTTTGCATCACTAGTTCATGTTCATGTTCATGTTCATTTCTATGTTATTTTGGACTGTCGTTCTAATTATTCAATGCATTGAACCTACTTAGATGTAGATCCGCAAAACCTCTttcgacgctcagtcacaacctcatgaAGTGGTCGAGTCCCAGTTCGTCATAACGTTTCTTTGTTTTAGACCTGATCTCTGTAACTGATTCCTAAAATCCTTCTCAGTCATTGTTGTTCAGCCACATATCGAATGCATCAGAACATACAATTACACTAACTTAGATAAATATCGTAACCATAATTATATTATCGCTAATCAATTTAAAATCTAGAGGTGTAAATAGGTTAATGAGATATTGTGGTTTATAGTGTAAAAATGTCACTGGTTCCGTTCCTTTCTCCCTTAGGGAAAATCGTTCAAACGAAGTTATAGAATTAGTTTTAATGAATATTTAGTACCAGCGGACTTCCAGCTATTATTAATGACGACTCCGCTAATCTACTTTATTATCTCGTCTGGTAACTTTTCCCAGGTAaaaattttaatactttataccACTTAATGATAAATTTGTCTGTTTTAAGCTAGAGATAATTAACAAAATTAGACAGGTGATTTTGCTATCAACTCAAATTTTCCtcttaatttagatctattacatctTCTGATACACAAAAATGTCCTGGGGCAAACCAGTGATCGACCAAAGTCCACGGTGACAGTAATAACACAGTAGCAAGGCAACCTGACCAATTATGGATTCCCGGAACTAACTATAATGTAATTTGACGCCTAAtagataataatattatattttgccTTTATTATTAGTTCTATAGTTATACATAAGTCATGAAATATATATCTGAGGCAAACAATAACAACGaaacaacataataatattaaataataaaaaagagttTGCTTCTAAACACTAACAGAAACGCTCTGAAGCATGATTTGATTTAATATTTATCAAATTAACATCTGTAGAGTGTTCTTTGTCAATACATATATTTCGTAATTTACCTGGCTATATTTGTATACATCCTAAATAGCTAGCAGATAATGAATGGAAATATCGGAGGCTTagtgtaaatgtattttatgtataaagaGACAAACCTCCCGAAGCTAACAAGcagtaaataatgaaataaaaacattttctgtttGGGTTAAATCAGTTTTgattaatttataagatacatataaatatattttaatgttaaactattgTAAAAGAGTATTTATATTATAACTAAATCTGTAGTAAGACTTTCCAAAGTTTCGTGTTCTAATCACAATGTATTTCATTGTCTCTGTTTCACAGTATTTTGCTGTCTCTAGACAAAcgtttgttttaattataacgATTCGAATTGTTCTTGTCGCTTAAATCTaccttagttttttttttaaacttatcgGGCTCATTcattattaaaagtatttaaaaagattaaacaatatttatacataaaaagtATTTCTAGGTATAAAATcgtataaattacagacgtgacttccgaagagaagataattaagtcTTACGTgtttcatgtgttaatctagtcatgcgtgttaatcagagactttaactctgctaagttattggttttcctggctgatgtTGTCAACCCAGGTATAAgctgtttatatttatatgctcattctgttgtttttttttgtacgtgAATTGTTAGTATTAGAAACTTTTAATATATACTAACCAAATCTCCAGTTATATTAAATTCACAGTCCAATCAAAAATGAAATTGCATACTATTTcgatgtatttttttctttgttgataaaataatgttataagtaatgATCTCTTAAACAAATCATAATCTATGTTTAGCTACCAATTATTCGagttaaaatttgcttttattttctaGCTAGTACACAGAAGATTTTAGGACCAATCTTATAACTAATGTATGTTTACacttttaaatacattaaataGCGTCAATACCTTTACGCAATTGTGGTAGACAACAGACAATTACTTTGCGCTTTTTATTCTCACGCGGTTCAAAAgacccaactgtgacctacatattttgccataacAACGCAGAGAAAGACGTTTTCTCTTGAGGGTGTGTTCTCCGAATTGTTCAGTattgaataattataatattaagatTATAATCCTTTTTTGCTAAAAGAAATATGTGTATATAGTGTCTCAGGTGTGCATTGCTCTTTTGCTTAGCTAGACATTTAGACAAGATACCTGacacttaatatatatatatatatatatatacttaataAAAATTGGTTTCAAAAGTATAAATTGATTAAGACTATGTTTGATATAGTctcaagtaaaaaaacaaacaaaccctgTTTAGTCTATTTCTGTTTGGTGTAAATTAACTGTTAATAAAAGTCCAAACTGTAACTCTTGTGTTAGAGGTGACAATTTAACTACTTTAATTTTTAGTATCTATTTTCTTATTAACTTACATTATAATGGCTAATTTCACAAGTACCGTACTAGAAACATCTGCTATCATTAGCAAATACCAGTACTCCATAACAATGTTGTTCATCTCGAGTTGCATCATTGTCCTGGCCACGTATTCCATGACGGGCAACATCTTAAGTATCAAGACCTTCATTCTCATGGGGCTGGACGACGGAATGACCATCACATTTTTTGTGCTGTCCTTAACAGAACTCATATTCTGCATTTTCGCCATGGCGATGTCCGTTGGTTTTTTATTCCACTGCTTCGAGCTGCTACATCCGTTGGTCACCTTCAGCGTTGACCCTTACGGTCTCCTGATATATTTCGGCAATATCTGCGTCATGGTCCACATGAGCATACAGGTCATTACAACCTTCCTGGCCGTAGCCCGCTGCATGTGTGTGGTCAAGCCGATTCACTTCAAGAACGCTTTCACCATAAGAAGGTGCGTAGCTCTCTTGGTCTTCGTCTGGGCGTTTTCGTTGGCCAGCTACTTGCCACTGTTTGCCAGCATGGCTATTTTTACCCAGCATGAcccaaaaataaatgttactcGCCCGGCACTTTGGCTTTCTCCAAACAGGCAACTAGTAAAAGACATCATCTGGACCATCGCGGACACAACGATTCCTTTCTGTACAGAGATCATTGTCATCATCTGTTTGATGATAATGGCAGACGGCTTAAGACGTGCTGCTAACTTTAGGATGTCTTCAAGCAATGTTTCCAAACCTTTAGATCTCAGAGCTTCTCAGAAACTAAGCGGCAAGGAACTCCTCATCATAAAACAAGTTGCTTTAATCTCTGGTTTCTACTTACTGACCAACACGCCGAAAGTAGCCTCTAACATATTCGTTCTTGCGGAACCACAGTTCACACTTGGTGGTCAGTACAACGATCTGTACCTGGTGATTATCATATCTCGGAAACTAATAGAGACACTCAACTG includes:
- the LOC106071205 gene encoding formyl peptide receptor-related sequence 4-like, whose protein sequence is MANFTSTVLETSAIISKYQYSITMLFISSCIIVLATYSMTGNILSIKTFILMGLDDGMTITFFVLSLTELIFCIFAMAMSVGFLFHCFELLHPLVTFSVDPYGLLIYFGNICVMVHMSIQVITTFLAVARCMCVVKPIHFKNAFTIRRCVALLVFVWAFSLASYLPLFASMAIFTQHDPKINVTRPALWLSPNRQLVKDIIWTIADTTIPFCTEIIVIICLMIMADGLRRAANFRMSSSNVSKPLDLRASQKLSGKELLIIKQVALISGFYLLTNTPKVASNIFVLAEPQFTLGGQYNDLYLVIIISRKLIETLNCSISFPVYFKCNPKFRSLTFEWSKKH